From Cinclus cinclus chromosome 2, bCinCin1.1, whole genome shotgun sequence, one genomic window encodes:
- the ACAT1 gene encoding acetyl-CoA acetyltransferase, mitochondrial isoform X2, which translates to MGNVLQAGQGQAPARQAVLGAGLPIATPTTTVNKVCASGMKSIMMAAQSLMCGSQDVMVAGGMESMSNVPYTMSRGATPYGGVKLEDLIVKDGLTDAYNHIHMGNCAENTAKKFTISREEQDTYAIGSYTKSKTAWDSGVLKNEIVPVTITKKGKPDTEVKEDEEYKRVDFSKVPKLKAVFQKENGTVTAANASTLNDGAAALVLMTTEAVKRLKVKPLARIVAFADAAVDPIDFPIAPAYAVPKILSETGLKKEDIAMWEINEAFSVVVLANIKMLGIDPQKVNINGGAVSLGHPIGYVLFFFLTFRMSGARIVVHMAHALKPGQYGLAGICNGGGGASAILIQKL; encoded by the exons ATGGGCAATGTCCTGCAGGCTGGACAAGGACAGGCTCCAGCAAGACAAGCAGTCTTGGGTGCAG GTCTGCCAATCGCCACTCCTACCACAACTGTCAATAAAGTCTGTGCTTCAGGAATGAAATCAATCATGATGGCAGCACAAAGCTTGATGTGTGGGAGTCAG GATGTCATGGTTGCTGGTGGAATGGAGAGCATGTCTAATGTTCCCTACACGATGAGCAGAGGGGCAACACCTTATGGAGGGGTAAAGCTGGAAGACCTGATAGTAAAAGATGGGCTGACAGATGCTTACAACCATATCCATATG GGCAACTGTGCTGAGAACACTGCGAAGAAGTTCACTATTTCCAGAGAGGAGCAAGACACTTATGCCATAGGCTCTTACACCAAGAGCAAAACAGCCTGGGACTCAGGAgtactgaaaaatgaaattgttcCTGTCACTATTACAAAGAAAG GGAAGCCAGATACAGAAGTGAAAGAAGATGAAGAATACAAACGTGTCGATTTCAGTAAAGTTCCAAAGCTGAAAGCtgttttccaaaaagaaaacg GAACAGTTACAGCTGCTAATGCCAGTACTCTGAATGATGGAGCAGCTGCTTTGGTGCTGATGACTACAGAGGCAGTCAAGAGACTGAAAGTCAAGCCTTTGGCACGGATAGTAG cttttgcagATGCTGCTGTTGATCCTATTGACTTTCCAATTGCACCTGCATATGCTGTTCCCAAG ATTCTAAGTGAGACGGGCCTGAAAAAAGAAGATATTGCAATGTGGGAAATTAATGAAGCATTCAGTGTTGTGGTGCTGGCCAATATTAAAATGCTGGGCATTGATccacaaaaagtaaatattaatGGAGGTGCCGTCTCTCTTGGACATCCAATAGG ctatgttctttttttttttcttacatttagAATGTCTGGAGCAAGGATTGTCGTTCACATGGCCCATGCTTTGAAACCAGGACAATATGGTCTTGCAGGAATCTGCAATGGAGGAGGAGGTGCTTCTGCAATACTGATACAGAAGCTGTAG
- the ACAT1 gene encoding acetyl-CoA acetyltransferase, mitochondrial isoform X1 — MAAAAGAMLCGRRPAAGLLRALKYTNRGYASQRTLNEVVIASAVRTPIGSFQGSLSSLPATKLGSIAIKGAIDRAGIPAEEVKEAYMGNVLQAGQGQAPARQAVLGAGLPIATPTTTVNKVCASGMKSIMMAAQSLMCGSQDVMVAGGMESMSNVPYTMSRGATPYGGVKLEDLIVKDGLTDAYNHIHMGNCAENTAKKFTISREEQDTYAIGSYTKSKTAWDSGVLKNEIVPVTITKKGKPDTEVKEDEEYKRVDFSKVPKLKAVFQKENGTVTAANASTLNDGAAALVLMTTEAVKRLKVKPLARIVAFADAAVDPIDFPIAPAYAVPKILSETGLKKEDIAMWEINEAFSVVVLANIKMLGIDPQKVNINGGAVSLGHPIGMSGARIVVHMAHALKPGQYGLAGICNGGGGASAILIQKL; from the exons GAGGTGGTGATAGCAAGTGCTGTAAGGACCCCTATTGGATCTTTCCAAGGATCTCTTTCATCACTGCCAGCCACTAAACTTGGTTCCATTGCAATTAAAGGAGCAATTGACAGAGCAG GAATCCCTGCTGAAGAAGTGAAAGAGGCCTATATGGGCAATGTCCTGCAGGCTGGACAAGGACAGGCTCCAGCAAGACAAGCAGTCTTGGGTGCAG GTCTGCCAATCGCCACTCCTACCACAACTGTCAATAAAGTCTGTGCTTCAGGAATGAAATCAATCATGATGGCAGCACAAAGCTTGATGTGTGGGAGTCAG GATGTCATGGTTGCTGGTGGAATGGAGAGCATGTCTAATGTTCCCTACACGATGAGCAGAGGGGCAACACCTTATGGAGGGGTAAAGCTGGAAGACCTGATAGTAAAAGATGGGCTGACAGATGCTTACAACCATATCCATATG GGCAACTGTGCTGAGAACACTGCGAAGAAGTTCACTATTTCCAGAGAGGAGCAAGACACTTATGCCATAGGCTCTTACACCAAGAGCAAAACAGCCTGGGACTCAGGAgtactgaaaaatgaaattgttcCTGTCACTATTACAAAGAAAG GGAAGCCAGATACAGAAGTGAAAGAAGATGAAGAATACAAACGTGTCGATTTCAGTAAAGTTCCAAAGCTGAAAGCtgttttccaaaaagaaaacg GAACAGTTACAGCTGCTAATGCCAGTACTCTGAATGATGGAGCAGCTGCTTTGGTGCTGATGACTACAGAGGCAGTCAAGAGACTGAAAGTCAAGCCTTTGGCACGGATAGTAG cttttgcagATGCTGCTGTTGATCCTATTGACTTTCCAATTGCACCTGCATATGCTGTTCCCAAG ATTCTAAGTGAGACGGGCCTGAAAAAAGAAGATATTGCAATGTGGGAAATTAATGAAGCATTCAGTGTTGTGGTGCTGGCCAATATTAAAATGCTGGGCATTGATccacaaaaagtaaatattaatGGAGGTGCCGTCTCTCTTGGACATCCAATAGG AATGTCTGGAGCAAGGATTGTCGTTCACATGGCCCATGCTTTGAAACCAGGACAATATGGTCTTGCAGGAATCTGCAATGGAGGAGGAGGTGCTTCTGCAATACTGATACAGAAGCTGTAG
- the LOC134041188 gene encoding protein NPAT, translating into MLLPSDVARLVLGYLQQENLQATCHQFILESSDLKEYAEHCTEDGFIPACLLSLCGKNLTTILNEYVAMKTKETTNEVPAMMSSLWKKLDYTLSQIRSMQSSDFRFSSNQRIRTRSGIVEMKRQRMLQQSAPANSGLLSVAHQSGPQNSSSVVPPQVIHRPTINQSMPQTRLNTLFMNQSQTQENKINTGGLIHIQVPTSQERKLHSNLLSPGRRKSESQKRKSITTSGPLSATRSSQDSEEAVIEKESEPLEELIDGNFPQLVIENAREKILSNKSLQEKLAENINKILGSDGSVAQAPKQTDSGPTEQETSIDEILGLQGEIHMSEEAIQDILEQTESDPAFQALFDWFDYGKGKVNKNLPAGISGRNGVENEILVGEDSLETFGSSLGTEETNRCDNSREPLSCKVFQLGEGSCALKTSINDDDMVKKNPENPASEQLHANCRPGKQTEVLTAITPEHIRELEIAFDSVSGLTEPNKGLSSDSKCDEHCADTYVTKESSTLVSENETAMEIEKGPPSDSSQSSPNLEYVHSGTPHIPLISVAEDTIASENKTDSVSKSPLSPNISLSGKGLPGSPSDGSPGHSALLRQNNSSISSPSADTGKEQTVNNDPAALPGVSQENSSQPSNHQDQSTQADSAAGSAVDITHLDKTELQLEVVDTSNKAYSNDQHTLDKPSQKDFNLTSGLSNTEGTQGEMQEPLSSTKVDTDNLYFSSGDNACTDISVVSTENNLTTSEICRSPLPETESSTDESGTEAKSITSVSSSSQPMDVDPSNIMSLKIIISDDPFIASDTELNNAVSSITGENLPTIILSSPAKSPTKTAGLPKCLTSEDTEKNVDSALAEQNLLVLRPKDPVVTSVNTQNEDCSGFSVAGSTHLSSEGGFIQLMPATSTAFGNSNNLYITTCMTDPATLGTAVTPSNVVVLPGSSMPLASQAPAVQQLRTPPRSSNTFPANQTVSPNFPQGSAIIIASPVQPVLQGMVGMIPLSVVGQNGNTFSAPACQVLHMPVANPVCNGSVPKLPIPPKSHKIPGARNKTNTGKLVPNVAEPSNHANPRIQRTGNWDKLTSAESGKKAEENVPVAPPESTSSNSRQSESHRRVLCFDNFLPTPGGNTQIQATKSSSQKERNENPLFAVDSASCSAKAHVPKRDKDKTLPRILCRPEVGSNRGTSAKEPQPERKVAAAGLSLDPFHKTTANKENELQRDTDEKQKNQDTAKLSNGQQSVALWNEKTVASVQEPNKKQGSLSNGAGSGKSSASVCLSSKEAKREPAKASSQGLGLPSPFGKQCVEMLQDIQWQSPSGKTVENGELPVPRTPSGVGDRHADDTTDSVRTPTCRRFSEDSTTPRIMVPPATPDLPACSPASETGSENSVSMAAHTLMILSRAAIARTSTATPLKDNTQQFRALRSTVKKRKLEDLNEGERNSRSANRKDLQSSPTPSKKKKIKKKKLPNSFPAGMDVDKFLLSLHYDE; encoded by the exons GCTATTTGCAACAGGAAAATCTTCAAGCTACCTGCCATCAATTTATTCTGGAAAGCTCAGATTTGAAAGAATATGCAGAGCACTGTACAGAAGATGGTTTTATTCCAGCCTGCTTGCTG tcgCTGTGTGGAAAAAACTTGACAACTATTCTTAATGAATACGTAGCCATGAAAACAAAAG AAACAACGAATGAGGTTCCAGCAATGATGTCATCTCTGTGGAAAAAATTAGACTATACACTTTCTCAGATCAG gaGCATGCAGAGTTcagatttcagattttcttctaaTCAGAGGA tacgTACAAGAAGTGGAATTGTAGAAATGAAAAGGCAGAGAATGCTTCAGCAATCAGCTCCTGCAAACTCAGGACTGTTGTCAGTAGCTCATCAGTCAGGGCCACAGAATTCCTCTTCTGTTGTACCTCCTCAAGTAATTCACAGGCCAACAATAAATCAAAGCATGCCACAGACAAGACTGAATACACTGTTCATGAACCAGTCACAAACTCAAGAAAACAAGATCAATA CAGGAGGTCTCATACACATTCAAGTTCCAACATCACAAGAACGAAAGCTTCATTCAAACTTGCTTTCACCAGGAAGGCGAAAAAG TGAATCTCAGAAGAGGAAAAGTATTACAACATCTGGACCTCTTTCAGCAACTAGAAGTTCTCAAGACTCTGAAGAAGCAGtaatagaaaaagaaagtgaGCCCCTAGAAGAATTAATTGATGGTAACTTCCCA CAACTGGTTATTGAAAATGCCAGAGAAAAAATCTTGAGCAACAAATCACTTCAGGAGAAGCTCGCTGAAAACATTAACAAAATCCTGGGGAG TGATGGCAGTGTTGCTCAGGCCCCTAAACAGACAGACAGTGGTCCCACAGAACAGGAGACTTCAATTGATGAAATCCTTGGACTTCAG GGTGAAATTCATATGTCAGAAGAGGCTATCCAGGATATTTTGGAACAGACAGAATCAGATCCAGCTTTTCAGGCACTGTTTGACTGGTTTGATTATG gAAAAGGCAAGGTAAACAAGAACTTACCAGCTGGTATTTCTGGTCGGAATGGAGTAGAAAATGAAATCCTGGTGGGTGAGGATAGCCTGGAAACATTTGGAAGTTCTTTAGGAACAGAAGAAACTAACAGAT GTGATAATTCTAGAGAACCACTATCCTGTAAAGTCTTTCAATTAGGAGAAGGATCATGTGCCTTGAAGACCAGCATTAATGATGATGATATGGTtaagaaaaatccagaaaatccAGCCAGTGAACAGCTGCATGCAAACTGTAGACCAGGGAAGCAGACTGAAGTACTTACAGCCATTACCCCTGAACATATTAGAGAGCTGGAAATTGCTTTTGACTCGGTGTCTGGTTTGACTGAGCCTAACAAAGGACTGAGTTCTGATAGCAAATGTGATGAACACTGTGCAGACACTTACGTTACAAAAGAGTCATCTACATTAGTATCTGAAAATGAGACTGCTATGGAAATTGAAAAAGGCCCACCAAGTGATAGTTCTCAAAGCAGTCCTAATTTGGAATATGTTCATTCTGGTACTCCACACATTCCTTTGATTTCAGTGGCAGAGGATACTATAGCTAgtgaaaacaaaactgattCTGTAAGTAAATCTCCATTATCACCAAATATATCACTGTCTGGAAAAGGACTTCCTGGAAGCCCTTCTGATGGGAGCCCTGGCCACAGTGCACTGCTGAGACAAAACAACTCATCCATTTCTAGCCCATCAGCAGATACAGGAAAAGAACAGACTGTAAACAATGATCCAGCTGCTTTGCCTGGTGTTTCACAGGAAAACTCCAGCCAGCCTTCTAACCATCAAGACCAGAGCACACAGGCAGACAGTGCTGCGGGATCTGCGGTGGACATCACGCATCTTGACAAAACAGAGTTGCAGCTTGAAGTTGTTGATACTTCTAACAAAGCCTACTCAAATGATCAGCATACACTTGATAAGCCTTCTCAGAAAGATTTTAACCTCACTTCAGGACTGTCAAACACAGAGGGTACACAAGGGGAGATGCAAGAACCTTTATCTTCTACAAAAGTAGACACTGataatttatatttctcttcTGGTGATAATGCATGTACAGACATTTCTGTAGTATCCACTGAAAACAATCTTACTACCTCTGAAATATGCCGCTCTCCTCTCCCTGAAACTGAATCCTCAACAGATGAGTCAGGTACTGAGGCCAAAAGTATAACCAGTGTATCTTCTAGTAGTCAACCAATGGATGTTGATCCTTCTAATATAATGTCCCTCAAGATCATCATCAGTGATGATCCATTTATTGCATCAGACACAGAGTTAAATAATGCTGTTTCCAGCATCACAGGAGAAAATTTGCCTACTATAATATTGTCATCTCCAGCCAAATCCCCAACCAAAACTGCAGGCCTGCCCAAATGTCTGACTTCagaagacacagaaaaaaatgtggattCAGCTCTGGCAGAGCAGAATCTTCTTGTGCTTAGACCTAAGGATCCTGTGGTCACCTCAGTTAACACTCAGAATGAAGACTGCTCAGGTTTTTCAGTTGCAGGTTCAACTCATCTTTCCAGCGAAGGCGGGTTTATACAGTTGATGCCAGCCACAAGCACAGCTTTTGGGAATTCAAACAACCTTTACATAACCACCTGTATGACCGACCCAGCAACCTTGGGCACAGCTGTAACACCATCAAATGTAGTTGTATTGCCTGGCAGTTCTATGCCACTGGCTTCCCAAGCTCCAGCTGTACAACAGCTTCGGACTCCTCCCAGATCCAGCAATACATTTCCAGCAAACCAGACTGTCTCCCCAAACTTCCCACAGG GTTCTGCCATCATAATTGCATCTCCAGTGCAGCCAGTTTTGCAAGGGATGGTGGGAATGATACCTCTCTCCGTAGTAGGACAGAACGGAAATACATTCTCAGCACCTGCCTGCCAG GTCCTTCACATGCCCGTGGCTAATCCAGTGTGCAACGGAAGTGTCCCAAAGCTTCCCATCCCTCCCAAATCACACAAGATTCCTGGAGCAAGAAACAAGACTAATACAG GAAAATTGGTACCAAATGTAGCTGAGCCTTCGAACCATGCAAATCCTCGAATACAGAG GACTGGAAACTGGGACAAGCTTACCAGTGCAGAATCAGGAAAGAAAGCGGAAGAGAACGTACCTGTTGCACCACCAGAGAGCACAAGCTCAAATTCAAGACAGAGTGAGAGTCACAGGAGAGTGCTTTGCTTTGATAACTTCCTACCGACTCCAGGAGGGAACACCCAAATTCAAGCTACTAAGAGTTCATCCCAGAAGGAAAGAAACGAAAACCCTTTATTTGCTGTTGATTCTGCATCCTGCTCTGCTAAGGCACACGTACCAAAGAGAGACAAAGACAAAACATTGCCCAGAATTCTGTGTAGGCCCGAAGTCGGTAGCAACAGAGGCACATCTGCAAAGGAGCCACAGCCTGAGCGGAAggtggcagctgcagggcttTCATTAGATCCCTTCCACAAGACGacagcaaacaaagaaaatgagttACAGAGGGATACtgatgaaaagcagaagaacCAGGACACTGCCAAACTCTCAAACGGCCAACAAAGTGTTGCCTTATGGAATGAGAAGACGGTTGCTTCGGTACAAGAGCCGAACAAGAAGCAGGGGTCGCTGTCAAacggggctggcagtggcaaATCGTCGGCGTCCGTTTGTTTGTCCTCGAAGGAGGCGAAGCGAGAACCTGCTAAAGCTTCCAGCCAAGGTCTCGGCCTGCCCAGCCCGTTCGGTAAACAGTGCGTGGAGATGCTGCAAGACATTCAGTGGCAAAGCCCCTCCGGAAAGACGGTTGAGAACGGAGAGCTGCCAGTACCCCGGACACCGTCTGGAGTCGGGGACAGGCACGCGGATGACACTACGGATAGCGTCCGGACCCCGACGTGCCGGCGCTTCAGCGAGGACAGCACCACGCCCCGCATCATGGTGCCCCCCGCCACGCCAGACCTGCCCGCCTGCAGCCCGGCCAGCGAGACGGGCAGCGAGAACAGCGTCAGCATGGCCGCCCACACCCTCATGATCCTGTCCCGGGCGGCCATCGCAAGGACTAGCACTGCAACCCCCCTCAAGGACAACACCCAGCAGTTCAGGGCTTTGAGGAGCACcgtaaagaaaaggaaactggaGGACTTAAATGAGGGGGAGAGAAATTCGCGTTCCGCAAATAGAAAAGACCTTCAGAGCTCTCCAACaccatcaaaaaaaaagaaaatcaag AAAAAGAAGCTCCCAAATTCTTTTCCAGCAGGAATGGATGTGGACAAGTTCTTGTTGTCTTTGCATTATGATGAATGA